Genomic DNA from Prunus persica cultivar Lovell chromosome G1, Prunus_persica_NCBIv2, whole genome shotgun sequence:
GCCTTGCTGGTGTGAGTCCAATGGCATATGTTTgtgtattcatttttttttctttttactccCGTGTTGAAGTTTTACCCTCTTTCTTTCAGATAGTGAGCGTTCTGCTGAGCTATAGGACTATTGATGTCAATGCCATTAATAATCATTATGAGACTGCAAAGGATTTGGCAGATACACTACCGTATGGAGAATCAACAttggaaattaaagaagtacTAGCGGAAGCTGGTGCCAAGTATGCAAGACATGTTGGCCAAGTGGACGAAGCGATGGAACTGAAGAGAACTGTGAGTGATATCAAGCATGAGGTGCAGTCACAGCTTATACAAAATGAAACAACTCGACGACGAGTTTCTGGTATTGCCAAAGAACTAAAGAAACTTCATAGAGAAGCTGTCCAGAACACTAACAATTCTATTACAGTAGTTGCTGTTCTGTTGCGTCGATAGCCTTCTTGGCCATGTTTAACTTGCCTGGCCAATATGTAATGGAAGGACCAGAAGCAGGGACGGCTAACATAGCCGATAGTGTTGGTTTCAAAGTGTTCTACCTGTTAAACGCTACGTCCCTTTTCATGTCGCTAGCAGTTGTTGTGGTTCAGATCACTTTGGTGGCCTGGGAGACAGGGGCTCAGAAGCAAGTGGTGTCAGTGGTTAACAAACTAATGTGGGCTGCCTGCGCTTGCACTTGTGGGGCTTTTCTGGCGATAGCCTTTGTGGTCGTTGGAGAGGGGAGTTCATGGATGGCTATTACCATAACCGTTATGGGAGTGCCAATGCTTGTTGGAACTCTTGCAAGCATGTGCTACTTTGTTTTCCGGCAACACTTTGGGGGTTTCCGGCGCGACTCTCAACGGAGCATCAAAAGGGCCAGCGGAAGCAAGTCCTTCTCGTGGTCCGTCTACTCGGCAAACATCTCAGATCTTGATGATGACTATAACTCCGACCTTGAGAAAATCTATGCTTTGTAAACACTAGTATACAGTATTATAGTATTAGTAGTATATATGAGTTGTTTTAACACGTTTTCCGCCCAATGTCTTGTTTAGCTCTTTATCTATCTGTTGAAGTAAGAGTTGTTGTTCATAATTAAAGGGGGTGCTGCTGTAATCTTGGTGCGCGCCAAGCTAAGTTGTTGGCTTTTTGCTCTGTACCTCTAAATCTAGCTCTATAATTCACAGTTGATTGTAGATTATGCATATTGTATTTGTAACTGTAGATTGCGTTGCTACCAAtaatatgtaaaataatactCAATACTTAATTGATTTCCACATTACATTCTAATAATGCCccaaacaattttttatttatattttccccCTGATTTCTTTAAAACTACTACTGTACTGTAATAATTTTCCCATAACAGAGCAGGATGATCAATCAACATATCCATTATATTATATcgtaacagaaaaaaaaaacttgaaaattagTATCTGTTAATTTTCACCGTAATCCTTCAAAATTtattaatagaaaaaaaatccatgaAGAAATCCCG
This window encodes:
- the LOC18789961 gene encoding LOW QUALITY PROTEIN: ankyrin repeat-containing protein At2g01680 (The sequence of the model RefSeq protein was modified relative to this genomic sequence to represent the inferred CDS: inserted 1 base in 1 codon) codes for the protein MDSKSLRFLTHQCFFSAVRSGDLGSVRQVVDKLTKDEPSNGSLVSDLMAMQNDAGETALYVAAENNLEEVFSYLLQFCNIEIAKIRSKHDMNAFHVAAKRGYLGIVKALLAIWPELCKLCDSSNTSPLYSAAAQDHLEVVNTILDADVSSMRIVRKNGKTALHTTARYGHLRTGKELIDRDPGIVCIKDKKGQTALHMAVKGQCTPIVEEILLADHSILNERDKKGNTAVHIATRKCRPQIVSVLLSYRTIDVNAINNHYETAKDLADTLPYGESTLEIKEVLAEAGAKYARHVGQVDEAMELKRTVSDIKHEVQSQLIQNETTRRRVSGIAKELKKLHREAVQNTNNSITVVAVLXASIAFLAMFNLPGQYVMEGPEAGTANIADSVGFKVFYLLNATSLFMSLAVVVVQITLVAWETGAQKQVVSVVNKLMWAACACTCGAFLAIAFVVVGEGSSWMAITITVMGVPMLVGTLASMCYFVFRQHFGGFRRDSQRSIKRASGSKSFSWSVYSANISDLDDDYNSDLEKIYAL